The sequence TCCATTTTTGGGAACCGATTTTTAGGCAAGGAAATTTGGAACGAAAATATTGCAGAATAAAATCTAATTTTGCACCAAATAAAAATTCAAAATGAATCTATACGAACTTACGGTCAACGATACCGAAAAAATTACCATTCAAGACTTATTTTTCAGTGACGAAAACAAGGCAATTTTAGAGCAAACCATTAAAGAACATTTGTATATAGAGGAATTAAAAAAATACAATTTAAAAGTTGATAATAAAATTTTACTTCACGGTCATACTGGATGCGGCAAAACAACAACTGCAAAAGCAATTGCAACCGCATTAAATAAAGAAATCATTATAATCAATCTGAGCACAATTATTAATGCTAAGATTGGCGAAACTTCTAAAAACGTTAAAGCATTATTTGACAAAGCAACTCGCGAAAATGCGGTCTTGTTTTTGGACGAATTTGACCAAATTGCCAAAAGTCGTGAAAACGATGATAAAGATGTTGCTGAAATGAAACGTCTAGTGAATACAATCATTCAACTAATTGATTATTTTCCAACGAATTGCTTATTAATTTGTGCAACTAATTTTTACAATAGTATTGACACTGCTTTGTTGCGAAGATTTCAAATAAAATTAAAATTCGAGATGCCGAGCGACACGCAATTGGATTTATATTATGACAAAATATTAAACATCTTCCCTATTCATTTTCAAGATATTCCAAGAAAATATGGCGTTTCTTATGCCGAAGCGAAAGATTACGTTAACACCACAATGAAAGGATTAATCATCTCCGAATTGGAACTTTTGAAAAAACAACAAGTTTAGAAATTCTCAATAGCAGAGCCATTTTAATTCTTTTGAAGTGCTAATTAGATTTTTAAATTTCTTACAAATACCAAATTTATAAGACTTTATAGTTTTTTTTGAGTTCAAATTAAAATTATGGGAGTTTCGTTTAAAAAGATAAAACTAGGAAAATTAGCTTTCGATTTCCTTTAAAATCAATTCAGAAACTGCGTCAATGGCTTGATCAATGATTTCTTCTGCATCTCCCTCAAAATGAAATTGTGCTGCAATTTCTTTACTTGGAAAAACAATATGCAAAAATATGGTTCCAACAGGCTTTTCTTCACTTTCGCTTCCTCCCGGGGTTGTAAGTCCGGTTAGAGCTACACAGATATCTGAATTGATATAGCGAGAAAAACGTTGCGCCATCATTTTGGTAACCTCAGCCGATTCTGCACTATATTTCTCTATGGTTCCCCACGGAATTTGCAACAAATCTT comes from Flavobacterium sp. KACC 22761 and encodes:
- a CDS encoding CinA family protein — protein: MKDYNFEFNNLKKTISMTSSKVINCCEALIEKNLTITFVESASAGKMCYEFSTVFNSGRILIGGMVCYHSSMKEDLLQIPWGTIEKYSAESAEVTKMMAQRFSRYINSDICVALTGLTTPGGSESEEKPVGTIFLHIVFPSKEIAAQFHFEGDAEEIIDQAIDAVSELILKEIES
- a CDS encoding ATP-binding protein, translating into MNLYELTVNDTEKITIQDLFFSDENKAILEQTIKEHLYIEELKKYNLKVDNKILLHGHTGCGKTTTAKAIATALNKEIIIINLSTIINAKIGETSKNVKALFDKATRENAVLFLDEFDQIAKSRENDDKDVAEMKRLVNTIIQLIDYFPTNCLLICATNFYNSIDTALLRRFQIKLKFEMPSDTQLDLYYDKILNIFPIHFQDIPRKYGVSYAEAKDYVNTTMKGLIISELELLKKQQV